Proteins from a genomic interval of Rosa chinensis cultivar Old Blush chromosome 2, RchiOBHm-V2, whole genome shotgun sequence:
- the LOC112185659 gene encoding nuclear poly(A) polymerase 4: MQAMSSEGLSASPQPTQAVVGKQYGVTKPLLTAGPTESDIQRTLELKKFLVEAGLYESEEEAAKREEVLHRIGQIVKDWVKQLTRLRRYTDQMVEDANALIFTFGSYRLGVHGPGDGIDTLCVGPSYVNREEDFFIVLHDTLAEMEEVTELQPVPDAYVPVMKFKFDGISIDLLYTSVTLLVVPEDLAISDVSLLYNIDEPTVRSLNGCRDADQILKLVPNVEHFCTTLRCLRFWAKRRGVYSNVIGFLGGVNWALLVARVCQLYPNAVPSVLVSRFFRVYTQWRWPNPVMLCAIEEDELGFGVWDPRKNPRDRTHHMPIITPAYPCMNSSYNVSKSTLRVMMEQFQHGNKISEEIELDKAKWCALFEPYLFFKSYKNYLQVDIVAVDVDDLRAWKGWVESRLRKLTLMIERDTMEMLQCHPYPHTYVDKTKQCAHSAFYMGLQRKQGDKVQGQQFDIRGTVDEFKLSINMYNFWKPGMEIYLSHVRRSQLPFFVFPDGSKRPIQSRVLAKQHDHEVSGASSGERHLNWKSDLGGGSPEKQPASIITYKAGSTSPEILDKCVGVEVVESNKITLSGELEPGDGSNSIVITNVTSMTSVFEKFGI; this comes from the exons ATGCAAGCGATGAGCTCAGAGGGGTTGAGTGCTTCGCCACAGCCTACGCAGGCCGTGGTCGGTAAGCAATACGGAGTGACAAAGCCACTTTTGACAGCGGGGCCAACTGAATCCGATATTCAGAGAACTTTGGAGTTAAAGAAG TTCTTGGTTGAAGCTGGGCTTTATGAAAGCGAAGAGGAAGCTGCCAAAAGAGAGGAGGTTCTTCACCGAATTGGGCAG ATTGTTAAGGATTGGGTGAAGCAACTTACTCGGTTGAGACGATACACAGATCAAATGGTTGAGGATGCTAATGCTCTTATTTTTACATTTGGTTCGTATAGGCTTGGG GTACATGGTCCTGGGGACGGGATAGACACATTGTGTGTTGGGCCATCTTATGTCAACCGTGAG GAAGACTTCTTTATTGTATTGCACGACACTCTGGCTGAAATGGAAGAAGTGACTGAACTGCAACCAGTTCCAGATGCTTATGTTCCCGTAATGAAGTTTAAGTTCGATGGAATATCAATCGACCTCCTTTATACTAGTGTTACTCTGTTGGTTGTACCAGAA GACCTGGCCATTTCTGATGTATCTCTGTTGTACAACATCGATGAGCCTACTGTTCGAAGTCTTAATGGCTGCAGGGATGCTGATCAAATTCTTAAGCTTGTTCCAAATGTTGAG CATTTCTGTACAACACTCCGATGCTTGAGGTTTTGGGCGAAAAGGCGTGGTGTTTATTCCAAT GTTATTGGATTTCTTGGTGGTGTGAACTGGGCTCTCCTCGTTGCCCGAGTGTGTCAACTTTATCCTAATGCAGTTCCTAGCGTGCTGGTTTCTCGATTTTTTAGAGTCTACACACAGTGGCGATGGCCAAATCCTGTCATGTTATGTGCCATTGAAGAGGATGAACTTGGTTTTGGTGTTTGGGACCCACGCAAAAATCCTCGCGACCGGACTCATCATATGCCAATTATAACTCCTGCATACCCTTGTATGAACTCTAGCTACAATGTTTCTAAAAGTACCCTCCGAGTCATGATGGAGCAGTTTCAGCATGGGAACAAGATTTCTGAG GAAATAGAACTGGATAAAGCTAAGTGGTGTGCTCTGTTCGAACCATATTTGTTCTTCAAAAGCTATAAGAACTATCTCCAGGTCGACATAGTTGCAGTTGACGTTGATGATCTGCGTGCTTGGAAAGGCTGGGTGGAATCTCGGTTGAGGAAACTTACGCTAATG ATTGAGCGGGATACTATGGAGATGTTACAATGCCACCCGTATCCTCACACGTATGTTGATAAAACCAAACAGTGTGCACACAGTGCTTTCTATATGGGTTTGCAGAGGAAGCAGGGGGATAAGGTTCAGGGTCAGCAGTTTGATATAAGAGGGACAGTTGATGAGTTTAAGCTGTCCATTAATATGTACAATTTTTGGAAACCTGGGATGGAAATTTACCTTTCTCATGTTCGTAGAAGCCAACTTCCTTTTTTCGTGTTTCCTGATGGTAGTAAACGACCTATACAGTCCAGAGTTTTGGCCAAGCAGCATGATCATGAAGTTAGTGGGGCGAGTTCTGGTGAGAGACACCTGAATTGGAAGAGTGATCTTGGTGGGGGTTCGCCGGAGAAACAACCTGCATCCATCATTACTTACAAAGCAGGAAGTACATCTCCAGAGATTTTGGATAAATGTGTTGGTGTGGAGGTAGTTGAATCAAATAAAATAACGTTGTCTGGAGAACTGGAGCCTGGAGATGGCTCAAATTCCATTGTTATTACAAACgttactagcatgactagtgtTTTCGAAAAATTTGGTATATAG
- the LOC112189093 gene encoding protein IQ-DOMAIN 14, with protein MGRARRWLKALLGMKKEKDPLELPNSTTNTTRPGDRKEKRRWSFSKSLKDASPISHVPANLPPNVSPADSAWLRSYLAETEKEQNKHAIAVAAATAAAADAAVAAAQAAVAVVRLTSKGGCGGDLFGKRERWAAMRIQTVFRGYLARKAHRALRGLVKLQALVRGFLVRKRAAATLHGMQALIRAQTSVRYQRARRSFNKENRFLPESRPRKSIERFDEARSEFYSKRLSATYEPSLNGLDESPKIVEIDTFRTRSRSRRYNTVLSEYGEDVPYTSSPLPCPIPTRITVPGGQQLQDCEWYFTADECKFTTAHSTPRLASSFRSNAPSTPAKSVCGDSFFQPYSNCPNYMSSTKSFKAKSRSHSAPKQRPEPLPRKRLSLDEILAARNSVSGIRMHRPYNQVQEEVLNY; from the exons ATGGGGAGAGCTAGAAGATGGTTGAAGGCTCTGTTGGGgatgaagaaagagaaagaccCTCTTGAGCTTCCAAATAGTACTACCAATACTACTCGACCTGGTGATCggaaagagaagagaaggtgGAGTTTCAGCAAGTCATTGAAAGATGCAAGTCCAATTAGTCATGTCCCGGCTAATCTTCCCCCGAATGTTTCCCCTGCTGACTCAGCCTGGCTCAGATCCTATCTTGCCGAGACAGAGAAGGAACAGAACAAGCACGCAATTGCGGTGGCTGCTGCCACTGCCGCCGCTGCTGACGCTGCCGTGGCTGCTGCTCAGGCGGCGGTGGCGGTTGTGAGGCTGACGAGCAAGGGCGGCTGTGGAGGAGACTTGTTTggtaagagagagagatgggcgGCAATGAGGATTCAGACTGTTTTCAGAGGCTATTTG GCAAGGAAGGCGCACCGAGCTCTTAGAGGACTTGTTAAGTTGCAGGCTCTTGTTAGAGGTTTTCTTGTCAGGAAACGAGCTGCTGCTACTCTTCATGGTATGCAAGCTCTTATTAGAGCACAGACAAGTGTCCGCTACCAGCGAGCACGTCGTTCTTTCAATAAAGAGAACAGGTTCCTACCCGAAAGCAGGCCTAGGAAGTCCATT GAGAGATTTGATGAAGCAAGAAGTGAATTTTATAGCAAGAGGCTTTCTGCAACTTATGAACCTTCTCTTAATGGCTTGGATGAAAGCCCAAAGATTGTTGAAATCGATACCTTCAGAACCAGATCCAGGTCTCGCCGATACAACACTGTCTTATCTGAATATGGCGAAGACGTGCCTTACACCTCTTCGCCACTGCCATGTCCAATTCCAACTCGCATTACTGTACCGGGGGGCCAGCAGCTTCAGGATTGTGAATGGTACTTCACTGCTGATGAATGCAAGTTCACTACAGCCCATAGTACCCCCCGTTTGGCCAGTTCTTTTCGGTCTAATGCACCCAGTACACCTGCCAAGAGTGTTTGTGGAGACAGCTTCTTTCAGCCTTACTCAAACTGCCCAAACTATATGTCTAGCACCAAGTCATTTAAGGCCAAATCAAGGTCCCACAGTGCACCGAAGCAAAGGCCTGAACCCCTGCCTAGGAAGAGGCTTTCCCTTGATGAAATATTGGCAGCGAGAAACAGTGTGAGTGGCATTCGAATGCATCGACCCTACAACCAAGTCCAAGAAGAAGTCTTGAATTATTGA